The DNA segment CTTCAATATTCTCGAATTGCTTAGAATCAGCCATTCCTAGTACGTATTTGCCTGAAAAAGAAAATCCTTACAGAAATCTTCATACTCTGATTAATTCCTTATAATTAAATCATCCATTTCTATCGTCAAGCTTTGTTAAGATGCTTTACTTAGCGCGTTTGCCATTTTCCTAGCATTAGCAAGCTTGTTTATTACTGATTCACTAAGAGTATATAGCAACAATAGATCTACTTTTATTAATCAAATTAAGAATTATCTAAAGCATCAATTAATGTTTTTAATGCTTTTTGTATAGTAAATATGGAATTTATTTAGATTCTTAAAAATCGATTGGATAGAGTTCCTAGCATCAAGATGCAAGATTTATAGAAACTGGAACTTAGTATTTACTGCTCTATCTCTAAACGAACAAAAAGCCTACTTGTAAGTGTTCCGGAGCTATTTGCTGTCACGGTCGTAATGCCTGGCGAGGGCGTGTTTTTTTCAGCATGGATGGTCACTAAAGTGCCACCGCTTTCTGCTAGACCACTGGAGTAGAAAGTTTGCAAATCCTTCGACCAGCTGTAAACCAAATTGATGTTACTGGCTGGATTAGTACTCTCAGGATGTGTGAAAGAGAAAGTGTCGCTATCTACCATCGTGCAACATACAATGCGACCCGACGACACACTTGGATCAGTTCCAAAGTAATTCTCTAAACCGTTGTTATATCCATCACCATCGGGATCGTCATTGATCCCTGTAAACAAACCGACACCAGGGAAACCGGCAATCCATTCTGCATAGTTATTGCTGACACCCTGGGCAACAAACTCCATGGCATCCATATCGAAATGACCATCAATGATCTCGAGCCTAAGGTAATGATTGTTTCCACCTTCAAGTGTAACATTCTCTAGAGTGAAAGCCTGCAAATCGTTCCAGGTGCCCGTATTAGCAATATCGAGCACCCCTAATGAGTGACCATTTATCTTCAGGCCAAGACTTCCGGGATGGGGATCACCGCTAGCAGCATAAAGGATCACATCATAGACCCCGGCTTGCACATTGACTGAATATTCGAGAAACTCGCCGTTTCGAGTCTTGCTCACCCGGTATTCCCCAGGGGCACTTTCTAGGATATCCACATCACCTTCAGTTCCGGGACGATAGTTTGTTCCGGTATCGGTATTGCCTTGGTCTTGATCAGCGTAAGCCCAATACTGGAGTCCTTGGTCAAAATCTTCGGCTTCAATGCGACCGGGAATACTGCCAACGACACCGAGGTAAGGGCTTTGCCTTGGCCCAGAGGTGAGTTTGTCAACCAGGAAGTCCAGCAGAGAGGCAACGTCATTGTTGGAAACACCTGCCCCTTGAGAAGCTTGGATGCTTGGCAATAGAGCAAAGGCCAGATCATCAATCCTGTCGGCAATTTCCAAGGCAAATAGCAAGTTGAAGCCGACCTCGGTAAGAATCTGGTTGTTTAATAACGTGAGCGCGTTAGTGGTTTGCCCCATTCTACAAAGTGCATAAGCCGCTGCAGTGGCCACACAGGGTTCTACATCGCTAAGCTGGTTTTCCAGCGCCATAGCTGCTGGTAGAGCCTCCATTCCCAGATGGGCGCATCCCATAGCACCCCAGAAGCGCACGATGTAATTGCTATCTCCTAGAGCGGTGGTCAACTCGGATAGAAAACTCACATCTCCTGAAGCGGCCTTGTTGGCTAGGTCAAGGATCTGAGATTGCAGTGGGTAAGTGCTTTCTGAGGAAGCATTGATATAACTATAGCTTGAGCTTCCTTCGGGAATAAAGCCGGTATCTCGGTTATCTAGAATAAAGCTATCGGTTGCCGCTCGCATCTCTTGGAGAAGGGCAGCATAGGTTGGGTCATCAATGAGATTGTTGGTTTCCCAAGGGTCTATTTGAAAATCATAGAGTTCTTCATAACCAGGTGTTTGATAAAAATCTCCTTGAGTTTCTGTAAGACTATTTTTGGCATACAAAGCAGCCCACTCTTTTGCCAGAGAGCCTCTGCTGCGATATTCCATGCGTCGGCCCACAGGAAACTCTGGCAGGTAGTTACGCACGTATCGATAG comes from the Verrucomicrobiota bacterium genome and includes:
- a CDS encoding sulfatase-like hydrolase/transferase, translated to SAVIGGSLSGYVHRVGFYAVLGDGSANGAGGPLLMDNLQITSKRPNILCLVSEDNGPFLGCYGDTVARTPTIDQLAQEGIRFTNAFANAPVCAVARFSLITGTHGTQFAGPGQMRNQQADFPSWLRYWPEYLRQAGYYTTNNRKTDYNPTIQELADAAWDKNNSSAKWSARSDGQPFFAVYNQNNTHERKHFLDGLDEDGFPDITDDPLNIATVTDPDSVVLPPIHPDTFISRITWAHVHDTIEDTDKWVQRKIRELEDAGLLEDTIIFYYSDHGGPLPGGKRHVNDFGLRVPLIVRIPENWSHLFNLARGSVVDEPVSFLDLPTTMLALAGESIPTHLQGRIAFGVNKESAMAYIPFYRNRMDERIALARGVHNDRYRYVRNYLPEFPVGRRMEYRSRGSLAKEWAALYAKNSLTETQGDFYQTPGYEELYDFQIDPWETNNLIDDPTYAALLQEMRAATDSFILDNRDTGFIPEGSSSYSYINASSESTYPLQSQILDLANKAASGDVSFLSELTTALGDSNYIVRFWGAMGCAHLGMEALPAAMALENQLSDVEPCVATAAAYALCRMGQTTNALTLLNNQILTEVGFNLLFALEIADRIDDLAFALLPSIQASQGAGVSNNDVASLLDFLVDKLTSGPRQSPYLGVVGSIPGRIEAEDFDQGLQYWAYADQDQGNTDTGTNYRPGTEGDVDILESAPGEYRVSKTRNGEFLEYSVNVQAGVYDVILYAASGDPHPGSLGLKINGHSLGVLDIANTGTWNDLQAFTLENVTLEGGNNHYLRLEIIDGHFDMDAMEFVAQGVSNNYAEWIAGFPGVGLFTGINDDPDGDGYNNGLENYFGTDPSVSSGRIVCCTMVDSDTFSFTHPESTNPASNINLVYSWSKDLQTFYSSGLAESGGTLVTIHAEKNTPSPGITTVTANSSGTLTSRLFVRLEIEQ